The Desulfofundulus salinus genome includes the window AAAAGTGATAATCCGTCTGAGGGAAGGCGGTAAGCGGCGCGAGGTCCCGCTTAACGCAAACAGCGAGAAAGGCAATAAAGGATTGGCTCGGGGTTAGAGGTGAAGCCCCCGGTCCCTTATTTACCAGCCAAAAAGGCGGTTTCTTGTCTGCCCGGGCAGTTGAATGCCTGCTTGCAAAATACGCATACGACGCTCATTTAGAAAAGGCAACTCCTCACGTGCTTAGGCATACTTTCTGCAAGTCTCTTATTGATGCCGGCGAAAGCCTGGACCGGGTAGCAGTTTTGGCCGGCCATTCCAATCTCAACACTACCGCCCGTTATACAAGACCTAACGATGACGACTTACAACGAGCAGTGGACCGTTTAGCATGGGAATAATATAATGGACCCAGAAATTTAGACACGAAAAATGGGGGTCCTAAGCGTCAGAATGGGTACTAGGAAACAATATCCAGCCGAGATTAAGGCTAAAATCGTACTGGAAATTCTCAAGGAAGAAAAATCCATTGCCCAAATCGCTTCTGAATATGGCATCCACCCCTCTGTCTTAAACCGGTGGAAAAATACGGCAGTAGAGAAACTGCCTTCCCTCTTTACCGATGAAACGAAAAGCATAGAGAACATGAAATCAGAATACGAGAAGAAAATCCAAGACCTCTACGCAGAAGTCGGTCGTTTAACCACTGAGCTGACCTGGCTTAAAAAAAAGAGTGGCCTCTGAGCTTAGCCGAGATGAACGCCTAGGTTTGGTGGAATGGGGCCATCCAGAACTATCTATCAAAAAGCAGGCGGAGCTTTTAAGCCTAAACCGCTCTAGCTTATACTATCACCCAGTGCCCCTTTCCCCAGAAGAAATAGCCATAAAGCACCGCATCGACGAAATATACACCGAGTTTCCCTTTTACGGTTCCAGGCGCATTACGGCCCAGCTTCGAAGGGAGGGATTCTTAGTCAACCGCAAAGCCGTCCAGCGCCACATGCGGGAAATGGGTATAGCCGCCATCTATCCCAAGTCCAACTTAAGCAGAAGAAACCATGAGCATCGAGTATATCCCTACTTGCTGCGAGGCCTTCCCATTACTTATCCCAACCAGGTCTGGGGTATAGACATCACCTACATCCGGTTAGTCAGGGGATGGATGTACCTGGTGGCCATCATGGACTGGTACTCCCGCTTTGTGGTAAGCTGGGCCTTAGACCAGTGCTTGGAGACAGCCTTTGTATTAGTGGCGGTAAAAGAAGCCATGGCTAAAGCCAAGCCGGAGATAATGAATAGTGACCAGGGAGCCCAGTTTACCGACCCGGACTACATAAAGCTCCTAGAAGGAGCGGGTATAAGGATCAGCATGGACGGCAAAGGCCGGGCTACTGACAACATTTTCACCGAACGCCTCTGGCGAAGCCTTAAATACGAAGAAGTTTATCTCAACGAATATCAAAGTCCCCGGGAAGCCAGGCAGGGTATCTCTCGATATCTAGAGTTTTACAACTACCGCCGACCTCACCAATCCTTAAAATACAGGACGCCGGCAGAAGTCTACTATGGAAAGGACTAAGACATATTATGCCAAATCTGGAATCTGAAAAATTTGTCTATAACCTATTTCATACCACTATTCACCAAATTGAGCTTATCTTTCCACGCTTAAAATTTTAAAAATCGTGTCTTGACAAAGGGGTCCACCTTATAACTCCTTTTCGGCAGGATTTCTTTCTTTTGTGTCGAATTGGTTAATATGCCCAGATTCTTAGATTCTTAGGTGTTAGGCGGTGATTGTCTTGACCAAGAAACTCTATACGCCAAAGGTAGGCCCCAAAGGTTTGATGACCCTGCCCAAGCAAATAAGAACGGCCCTTGGAATTGAAGAAGGAGACAGAGTGCTTCTCAAGGTCGAGCCGGGCGGCAAGGTCGTGTTGGAAAAGGCTCTCATCTTTTCCGCGAATGATGGCGCGTCTAATTCGGAGCGCTAAGACAGGAGGACAAGCATGGCAGTAATCGGACCTTTAACCTTCTACGAGTTTTTCGCGGGCGCTGGTTTGGTCAGGCTAGGCCTGGGAGAAGCGTGGCGCTGCGTGTGGGCTAATGACATTGACCCCAAAAAAGCTGAAGTATATATCCATAACTTCGGGCCGGACGAGCTTACGGTTTGCGACGTGGCGGAAGTAGACCCTTCGTCTCTGCCGTCAAAAGCGGACATGGCCTGGGCCTCCTTTCCCTGTCAGGACCTTTCTTTGGCCGGGTGGCGGCGTGGCATGTCGGCTGAGCGAAGCGGAACGTTCTGGGCCTTTTGGCGCATCATGCGCGACTTGCATGACCGGGGCGACATGCCGCCGATGGTAGTCTTAGAAAACGTGGTAGGACTGCTTTATGACGATGACTTCCCCGGTCTTTGCGAGGCGTTGGCCGCGTTGGACCTGCAATTTGGCGCTCTGGTCATAGACGCGAAGCATTTTCTCCCCCAGTCAAGGCCGAGGGTGTTCATCGTAGGCGTTAAAGCGGACATTGACGTGGAACCGTTCCTAACTCAAACCACGGAAGGAAGCCCTTGGACCCCTAAAGCGTTGCTTGCCGCGCACGCCAAATTATCCCCATCGCTTCGCGGGCTTTGGCGCTGGTGGAAGCTGCCGGCCCCTTCGTTTCCGGTCCCTTCTTTGGCGGATTTGATTGAAGAAAACCCTTCGGTAGATTGGAATACCCAGGAAGAGACCCAAAAGCTTCTCGAAATAATGAGCCCTTCCAACCGGCAAAAGATAGAAAAAGCGCTTTCCTCCGGAGGCCGATGGGTGGGGACGCTGTATAAACGGACCCGAAACGGCGTTCAGCGGGCTGAAGCGCGTTTTGACGGCATCGCTGGCTGCTTGCGGACCCCTCAGGGGGGGTCAAGCCGGCAGACGGTTTTGATTGTGGACAAGGGAGAGGTCAAATCGCGCTTGCTTTCGCCGAGAGAGGCCGCCCGGCTGATGGGAGCGCCGGACACGTTTTGGCTGCCAGACAGATACAACGACGCGTATAGGGCTATGGGGGACGCGGTCGCGGTGCCGGTGGTGTCCTGGCTTTCGCGACAGTTGCTTATCCCCTTGGCGTTGACGGCCCAGACCGCTTCAAGGCAACAAAGCCCAAGAAAAGGCGACAGATGGTCTATTCGCTATCGTTTGACGGCAGAACGGCTTGCTTCAGAGTGGAGGTCGGCGCGGCAATGAACAAAGAAGAGCTGTTTGAGGAAGTTCTGCGGGAACTGATCGCTTGGTATGACCAACAACGTCCCGGCCCTGGCCGCGAACCGGAAAGATACGTGGTTTGCGCCGGCCTGGCCGTTTTGGAAAGGATGAAGGCATCTTACCCTCTCAGGCAGGAGGATTACATCACGCCTAAAAACCAGGTCCGGACAAGCGGGCCTCTAATCAGAGAGATTTTGGCGCGTTTCGGAGAAACGAGAAATTACGCCTCCGAAGGCGGGCGCACCACCAGGGGGACCCGCACGGCGGCGGATTCGCTGGTCGAGAGGCTTAACAACTGCGCTTGCCGCGACCAACTCGCCGCCCTGGACCCCAATGACCGCGGCGACATAGTTCACGGCCTGCAAGGGTGGCTTGCGGAAAAGGTCAAGGAATACTTCAATCAGCAGCGGCTTGAAGTTGAGGTCGATTTGTCAAAACCAGGCCCGCAAATAGTCGGAGACATACTCGCGGCGGCAGCCGAAAGGAAGATGGCGGGAGCGGTGGCGCAGCACCTGGTGGGAGCTAAACTGGCTTTACGGTATCCTCACCTTGTGATAGAAAATTACTCCTACACCACCGCCGACCAGCAGCTAAACCGCCCTGGAGACTTCGTGGTCGGGGACACGGTTTTTCATGTGACCGTAGCGCCAATGCCCGCTGTCTTGGAAAAATGCGCAAGCAATTTGCGCAACGGGTATCGGCCCCTTCTTCTGACGCCGGAAAGCAGACTGGCTGCCGCCCGCCAAATGGCGGAAAGCCTTGGGATTGAAAAATCCACGGGCATCTTTCCTTTAGAGTCTTTCGTGGGGCAGAACGTCGAAGAGATGGCCGAATTCGGCAAAGAAAAGCTGGCAGAGCAAATGCGGAATCTTCTTCTGAAGTATAATGAGCGCGTAGCGGAAGCGGAGACCAACCGGGCTTTGCTGATAGACGTTCCTGCTAATCTCGGAGGAAACTCTGATGACTGATAAAGTGGACGCGGAAACGCGCAGCCGCATCATGGCTCGCGTTAGGGGCAAAGACACGAAGCCGGAGCTGGCGGTCCGCAAAGCCCTTCACGCTGCGGGATTCAGGTTCCGGTTGCACCGAAAAGACCTGCCGGGCAATCCGGACATAACGCTCCCGCGATACCGGACAGCGGTGTTCGTTCACGGCTGTTTTTGGCATGGACACGACTGCGCCCGCTTCAGGATGCCCTCCAGCAATGTCGCTTATTGGCGGCGAAAGATTGAACGCAACAAAGAGAGAGACGCTGCGGTTTTGGAGGAGCTTCAGCGAATGGGATGGCGGGCGTGGGTCGTTTGGACCTGTGAAATTGAAAAAGGAGTGCGCGAACTGATACGGTTTTTGGAGGATATAAAAAAAGACCTTGACTAGCTGGGAGGATGACTATGGTAAAACAAAAACTCATGATGGTGTTGGCGGTTCTTCTTTTGGTTTTGGTCACTGCTGCGCCGGCTTTTGCCGGAGGGCTGTTCCCGGACCTGGACGGTCACTGGGCCGCTGACCAGAGCTATTTGATGTATGACCTTGGCGTGTTTGGCGGCTACCCGGACGGCACTTTCAAGCCGAACAACAACATAACCTGGGCGGAGTTCATCGCCATTGTAGTGCGGGCCTTCGACCTTCCCAGCGCTCCGGCGAATACCGTCCTGCCTTACGAAGATGTCAAATCGGGTGACTGGTTCTACGACCCGGTGGCTCGGGCCTACGCCGCCGGAATTCTGAAGGGATACGGCAGCAAGCTGGAGCCCAATAAAGCCATTACCCGGGGCGAGATTGCCAGGATAGTGGTCCTCAACATCGGGGAAAACGGCGCTCCCTTGAATAAGGTGGCCCAAAACTTCTCTGATGTCCCCTCCGGCCACCTCCTGGCCGAATACGTCAGCAAGGCGTCTGTTCTGGGCATAATCGGCGGCTATCCCGACGGCACCTTCGGCCCCAGCAAAACCGCTACCCGGGCGGAAGCGGCGGTAATGGTCAACCGAGCCATGGAAGCTGAAGCGGCTGAAAAGGTCCTTCCTGCAGAAGAAACATTGAAGGCTGCTATCGAGGGATATGCCGACCGCTGGGCTTATGTTCAGTTTACCTTTGCCAGAGACAAAATAAATGATTATCTCAAAGATTATGCGCTGCCCTCAGTTATCAAATGGTACAGGGATACCATGCAACCTGATGAACCCATTCCCGGCGTATACGGAAGGTTGGAGCCCGGAACTCTGCAGATTAAGGTACTAAACCGCTCCCGCACTCTGGCTAAAGTAGAAGCCCATTATGAGGTAGGCGTAAGAATCCGGAGGGCTTCGGATGGCGCTGAAGCAGAGGTCATGGCAATAAAAGTAGATGAAGTATTGCTAATGAAGCTCAGCGGCGGGAAATGGAAAGTCGGCGTGGTATACGACCAAAAAGCGACTAAAATTCGATAACAACACCATCAGACCAACAGGCTGGTTTTTTGACTACAGTTCAAGCCCCGGCAGGTAATAATTTCGTGCCTATTAATAAACGAGCTGAAGAGATCGTTAAATCATACGCGAAAGCCCTCAGGAAAAAAGATGTTCCGGTGAAAGTAATAATTTTATTCGGTTCCCAGGCAAGGGGAACCAGCGTTCCGGGATCCGATATTGACGTACTTGTGGTGACGGAAAGGCTTGACAAAAAGATCCGCGATACGATTGTAGATGAAGCCTTTGAAATCAGCCTGAGAGAAGACATTCCGGTGATAGCTCTGGCGTGCGATATTCAAGAATTCGATTCTCCCTCATTTAAAGTTAATCCCTTTTACCGCAACGTTACTCAAGAGGGGGTAATTTCCCATGGATAATAATGATTTCAAAGAAAGAGTTTGCACGCACGAAAATGGAAAAGGCCTGGGACAACTGGGGTGATGAGAGATATTCATTTCTCTGAGATTGAAGATTTGAAGATCGAAAATTTGAAGAAATAAACCCGGTTTCGCCGGGTTTTCCCTTTTTTGGGTCCGGTTTATCCGGGCCTTTTTCTTTTTTGGACAATTGAAAAAGAGGTGGTTTTTATGAGATGGTCGTTATCCCGGGTGAAGGAGGAGGTTTATTCAGCTTTTAGACACATGCCCGCGTTGGCTAGAGGGGGAATTATGGCTGGAACTTCAGCGCTGGCCCTTGGTGGCCTCTATCTCCTCGNNNNNNNNNNNNNNNNNNNNNNNNNNNNNNNNNNNNNNNNNNNNNNNNNNNNNNNNNNNNNNNNNNNNNNNNNNNNNNNNNNNNNNNNNNNNNNNNNNNNATGCGTTCGAAGTTCTGCCTGGCCTTCCTGCCGGACGGTACGCCCCCCGCAAAACTGCGGGTGCTGGATTATGAAAACTTTCCCGAAGCAAAAGATTTAAAGCGCTTAAACAGAATCAAATCGGAGGCGGGAAGTCCTGAACATCCCAGGCTTATATTCGAAGAGCCCGATGTTTGTAATACAACTGTTGCTGAACTTGAAACCTTTACACCTTCTGAGAATCAAATCTCGTACGATGCCTCCAGCAAAACGGCAATAAAAGGAGAGGAAACAACGGGTGCGTCCGGTGCCGTGCGGGCCGGGGTGCCCTGGTAGGCATGAGCCGCAGATAGTTTGCGTTTCAAATCGTCGGGACATACTTTATTTCATTCCGGAGACTCTATGCGATAAGGAGGGGATGATATGTCAAAATTGCCCGGGAAGGTTTTGATAAATGATGTAGAATATATTGTAGAAGAAGGCCTGGGCCACATGAAATTAAGAAGGCATGACCCCGTGTCGGGTATGAAAGTGGAGAATGTTTTCATACCCGTGCCCGATTCCAGGGAACGCATGGTAAATTTCAAGGCTAAAGCGGCCCAACTTATTCTGGAGGAAATCACGAAGTAGGGGTGCTTTCCATGACCATTCCGGTAGCATCATTATACAGGGTATCGACCGCCAAGCAGTTGAAAAATAACGAGGAAGACAGCATACCGCTTCAGGCAAACGTAATACGCGAATTCGTTGCACAACATCCGGAATGGGAACTTGTGAAAGAATACGCGGAGGAAGGCGTATCAGCATTTAAATACAGCAAAGACGACAGAGACATCCTGCAGAACGTTCTTGCCGACGCGTTAATGGGTAAATTTAAGATTCTGCTTGTATTTAAGGCCGACCGCCTCTCACGCAAAAGCCTGGAGTACCCGATAGTCTTATGGCAGCTTCACCGTGCCGGTGTCGAGGTCATCGCCGTCGCCGATGTGCCTGGAGGTAAAAAGCTGGAGCTTAAGGACCAGTATGACAAGCTCCTGCGGTTTATCGAAGGGTGGCAATCGGAGACGGAAAGTGTGAACACCAGAATTCGCGTGTCTCATGTTATGCGGCAGAAAGCCAAACAGGGATGCTGGACCGGTGGCCGCCCTCCATACGGGTTCAGGCTATCCGAGTCCAAAAAAGGTTTGCCGCTGGAAGTGGATCGGGAAGAGGCCGCGGTGATTAAGGAAATGTGCAGACTCTACCTGGAAGAAGGCTTGGGAAGCAAAAGGATAGCCGCTGCGTTGAACGAACATGGGTACCGCACCCGGGAAGGCAGGTTGTGGACCGACACCCGGGTGCGGCAGGTGCTTCAGAACCCAATAATCTGCGGGCTTCCGGCCTATGACAGGACGAAACCGGGAAACACTCCCACTTCCAGGGTTCGCATCAAAGGATATACGGACCTGAACAATTTCATCATTCCCCGGGATCAGAATGGAAACCCGAAGCCGGTACCCGAATATTCCATTATTCCCCTGGAAACATGGCAACGGTTAATCCGCAAGATGCAGGAAAATTGTATGTCGAAAACACAAAAAGGAGGAACTCCCAATCCCCGCGCCATGTCCAGCAGTGCACTCCTGACCGGTTTTCTTGTGTGCGGTTACTGCGGCCGCGGCTTTATCAGCTCCGGCCATAACTGGCGCAAACGTAACGGCAAGGTATACCCCTGTAAAAAAAGGGTTTACAGGTGTGTTACCCACGCCCGGGTGGGTGGGGGAGAGAAGCTGTGTGAAGGGCAGGGATCGTACTCCCAGAAAAAGATAGACCGAATTTTCCTCCAGGAACTTGAAAATTTCCTGTCCGGGTTGAATTGTGAAGATCTTTTACAGTATGTTGAACAGAAGCAGGTGGACTACCTGGCTGAAGCGACAAATCGGGTGAAGGCCCTGGAGAAGGAGTTAAGCAAAAACAGGAAAATCTATAATGCCTGGGTAAGACGGTTGGACGATTATTTCGCCGATCCGGACGGCAGTTTGTATTCGGAGCAACTGCTGGCTGAGAAAGTGAACGAATACGGCAGGATAGTAGAATCACTAGAAAAGGAGCTTGAAGAAGTAAAGTCGCAGGCGCGCGTGGAGAAGCATCGGAGAAGCCAGCTGATGGAATTTTCCATGCGTGCCCCTCATTGGTTCAAGCTGTTCATGGAGGCCCCGGTCGAGACGAAAAAGCAGATGCTCGCCCAGATCATCAGCAAGGTGGTTTTGTACCGGGATAAGATTGAGATTCATTATAATGTCGACCTTGCCGAATTCCTGGGGCGGGAAGAAAAACTGGAGCAGGAAAGGTTCGAACTCAAGGTGCTGGCAACGTTTTAACGGGGCGGAAAGTTTCCGTCCTTCGCTCTTTATCAGGGGGTAGCGACATGGGCAGCATCGGGGTGCCCATAGCCGTCGCCGCCCGGTATAGTTTCATTGCTGAAACAGCCAGCATGACCATTCATCCCATTCGTTTAAATGGTCTGGTTATAGGTGTACCCCAAACCTACGAGTATCTGGACAAGATGCAGGACCGGGTGGTGCGCTTCGTAACCCAGCATTCCCGCATCAGCGAAGCCTCTTTTCGCGATCTAATGTTTCGCACGGGGGAACTGGCCCGGGATATTGGGACAGTTCTCATAGGGCGGGAAGCGGTAGAAAAGGGCCTGATCGATGAGGTGGGAGGAGTAGGGCAGGCGGTAAATAAGCTTAAGTTAATGATTGAGGAATGGAAACTGCGAAATGGGGTGCCGGTACAGTGATCTTATATACTCCCATGCAGTTAGAGTTAGTTTTTGAAGGCCTGGAGGAAATGCAGCATGCTCCCACCAGAGAGGTAAACATTGATGGCGTGCCTGTGTTGGTTCAGGACACCGGGCCCGGAGAGGGCAGGGTGGTACGCCTTTTAAGTACCGATCCCCTGGATTATCTCAGAAGCGATCTTTATCCCGGCGTAGTAGTAAAGTTATTTAGATGTACCCAGACGGGCTGACATTCGTGAAAGGCCGGGTTTTCCACCGGCCGGGGGCGATGCCAGCCCTAATTGTTTTGTAGGGAGAGGCTTTTGGCCCGCCTTAGCGTCGCTTTACAATTTGATATGTCAACTTTTTGAACATCTATCTAGCCATATATTTTACCATTATGCTATAATGATAGAGTTAGTGTTGTATAACTGGAAGCAATTACACACGGGGTGATTTAATTGAGCTTGTTTGAGGCCGTAATCCTGGGCGTAGTCCAGGGAGTCGGTGAGTTTTTGCCCATTTCCAGTTCGGCCCACCTGGTGCTTGTTCCCTGGTTGATGGGCTGGCATTATGCGGGATTAACTTTTGACGTGGCGCTGCATGTGGGTACTCTGGTGGCCGTGGTGGCTTTTTTCTGGAAGGACTGGTTAATTTTGATGCACGATGGTTTGCTGCGGCGCCGTACCACCGAAGGCCGTTTGTTCTGGTATTTAGTGGTCGCCACCATTCCCGGTGCGGCCATTGGTTACATGTTTGAGGAACAGGCGGAAACAATTTTCCGGGAGCCCCTGGTAATTGGGATCATGCTCATAGTCATGGGGGTAATCCTTTATCTGGCTGATACCCGGGCTCCCGCTTACAAGCGATTGGAAGAGGTTGGTTTGGGGGAAAGCCTCTGGATCGGCCTGTCTCAGGCTTTGGCGATCATCCCGGGAGTTTCCCGCTCGGGCATCACCATGGCCGTGGGGCGCATGGCCGGCCTGGATCGGGAAACGGCAGCCCGCTTTTCTTTTCTCATGTCTACGCCTATCATTTTCGGGGCTGGAGTAATGCAGTTGCCCAAATTAACTCCCGCCGACCTGAACCTTTCTTTTTTAGTTGGCGTGGCTGTTTCGGCGGTGGTGGGTTTTATTTCCATTAAATTTCTTTTGCGTTTTCTCACCCGCCATAGTTTCGGCATTTTTATCTGGTACCGCCTGATCCTGGGGGCGGCGGTAATAGTCCTGGCTCTTGCCGGAGTCAGATAAAACATTGGGGTAGGAGCAAATGAAGGCCGAATTTAAACCAGTAAAAACTAAACGCACTTCTGAAAGCATTCTGGAACAGATCAAGAAACTGATCATTGAAGGCCAGCTGGCACCCGGTGATAAATTACTTACGGAAAGGGAGCTTTCCGAACGGTTACAGGTGAGCCGGGCCTCGGTGAGGGAGGCTCTTTCCGCCTTGAACCTGGCCGGCATTCTGGAAATCAGGCATGGAGAAGGGATTTACATCAAGCGGCCTGCCTCCAACGCCGTTATTGAACCCCTCACCTTTATTTTGCTGCTGGAAAAAGACAAACTGCAAAATATTCTGGAGGTGCGCAAGGCCCTGGAAGTAGAGGCCGCCGGCCTGGCTGCCGAAAGATGTACTCCCGGACTGTTGCAGGAACTGAAGGCAGTGGTGGAAGAGATGGAAGAAGATCTCCCCGCAGGAGAGAAAGCCGAGCAGCTGGATTTGCGCTTTCACCTTGCCCTGGCCGAAGCCAGCCAGAACCCCTTGTTAAGCCGCTTGATGAATACCGTTCAGGAGATTATCGGTCAAACGTTAAAGGTGACCCGGGCGCTTTGGCTTTCCGCCACTTCCGGCACCGCCCGGCGATTATTTGAAGAGCACCGGGATATTTACCTGGCCGTTGCCGCGCGGGATAGGTACCGGGCCAGGGAATTAATGTACCAGCACCTGTGGAAGGTGGAGGTGGAACTGCTTCGGGTCAACCTGCATAAGCTTCGACAAAATCAAAATTGATATTTTTGCAAAAATTTAATTCGACAAGTCCCCCTTTTTAGGGGAACTTTTTTGCGAAAATTTCGTTATCCAGAAGGATTTTATTAGCCTGCATAGAATAATTTTGAGAATTGGTCAGGCCACCGACTGTTAAGATATACTGATTTTCATGTGATGCTTTTCCTGGCCTTTATGTTGCTGTGAGAGCCGCGGCCTGGTGTAATTGTGGAGGTGAGTCATTCTCTATCACTGTCGCTTTTTTAAAAATAAACGTGATTTTCGGGAAAGAAAAAGATTGTCGAAGAAGGAAAATTTATTATCTTCTAGAATTATAAATCTTGATGGTCAGGCCACCATATTATATGCTGGCACAGACTTCAAAAATATGATGAAAGGGTGGTGGGAGTTATAAAGGACTGATAATTAACATGTATCACTTCAAGTCGAGTTTTCGGACTAATCACTTTCTTGTAAAACTTATTAATAAGGAGGAATTATGCCATGACGTGGACACAGGCAATCAACCCCCTGGGCAACCCGGGTCTTTCGGCTCTGGTAGACGCCCTGCCCATCATCTTTTTGTTCTGTGCCCTGGCCATATGGCGGATGAAAGGGTACATTGCCGGTCTTATCACCCTGTCCCTGGCCTTAGTATTGGCCATAGTAGTTCATGGCATGCCGGCAAACATGGCGTTTTTAACCGCCCTTTACGGCGCGATGGTGGGACTTTTCCCCATTGGCTGGATAGTGGTTACGGCAGTTTTCCTGTATAACCTTACGGTGAAAACCGGCCAGTTTGAAATAATCAAAGATTCCATTGCTTCCATTACTGAAGACCGCCGCCTGCAGGCGCTGTTAATTGCCTTTTCCTTCGGTGCCTTTCTGGAGGGGGCGGCTGGCTTCGGAACACCTGTGGCCATTACAGCGGCCATGCTGGCCGGCCTTGGTTTCAACCCCCTTTATGCCGCCGGTATTTGCCTGATTGCCAACACTGCCCCGGTGGCCTTCGGCGGTATCGGTATTCCCATCATTACTGCCGGTGCGGTAACCGGTATCGATGCCATGGCCATCAGCCAGATGGTCGGCCGTCAGCTACCCTTCCTTTCGGTCTTTGTACCTTTCTGGCTGGTCTTCATCATGGCCGGGTGGAGGGGAGCTATGGAAGTCATGCCTGCCATCCTGGTCAGCGGCGTTTCCTTTGCCGTGGCCCAGTGGTTTTCTTCCAACTATATGACGCCCATGCTGCCGGACATCCTTTCCTCCCTGGTTTCCATAGTTGCCCTGGTTTTCTTGCTCCGGGTGTGGAAACCGAAGAAAGTCTGGCGTTTTGCCGATGAGCCCCAGGCCACATTGAAAGTGAAAAAGCATTCCGCCGGGGCGGTGCTCAAGGCCTGGTCTCCCTTTATCGTGTTGACGGTGCTGATCAGTGACTGGGGTCTGAAGCCGGTCAAGGCGGTCCTGGATACGGTATCCATCAAAATTGTATTCAGTGGCCTGGATCAGGCCATCATTGCTGGCGGTAAGCCCATGAGCGTGGTGTACAACTTCAACTGGCTCTCTGCCGGTGGGACGGCCATTTTGATTTCGGCCATCATCAGCGCCATGATCCTGCGGATCGGCCCCGGCCAGTTCCTGGAGGTCTTTGCAAGAACCTTAAAGGACCTGCGCTTTGCCCTGTTGACTATCGCTTCCGTACTGGGCTTTGCCTTTGTGGCCAACTGGTCCGGCATGACCCCCACCCTGGGGAAGGCCTTCACCGTAACCGGCAGCTTCTTCCCCTTTGTGGCCCCCATCCTGGGCTGGCTGGGAGTGGTGATAACCGGTAGCGACACTTCCTCCAACGCCCTGTTCTGTAAGATGCAGCAGATTACCGCCGAACAAATCGGAGTAAACCCGGTACTTACCGTGGCGGCCAACAGCAGCGGCGGAGTGGCCGGCAAGATGATTTCGCCCCAGAGTATTGCCGTGGGAGCGGCCGCTACAGGCCTGGTGGGTAGGGAAGGCGACCTGTTCCGCTTTACCCTGGCGCACAGTATCTTCTTTGCCCTGATTATCTCGATGATCACCTACCTGCAGGCTTACGTTCTAACCTGGATGATACCGCCACTGACCATGGCCAGTACGGCTGCGGCGACAGCCAAGGCGGTTAGCGGAGGGACAACCATCCTCATGGTTACGGGAATATTCATAGTGATCCTGGGATTGGTCGCTTCCCGGCAGAGGAGCTCTCTGGACGCCTTGAACGGTCGCCGGAGTGCATAGAAGACATTAAAAAGGAGGTATTTGACCCGGCCGGATGGAATGATCCGGCCGGGATCTTCCGAGAAAGGGATGAATAGCCCGTGGCTTTAAACAAAGCGGTATTGCCGGATGCTAACCGGAAT containing:
- a CDS encoding tyrosine-type recombinase/integrase, which codes for MKDWLGVRGEAPGPLFTSQKGGFLSARAVECLLAKYAYDAHLEKATPHVLRHTFCKSLIDAGESLDRVAVLAGHSNLNTTARYTRPNDDDLQRAVDRLAWE
- a CDS encoding IS3 family transposase (programmed frameshift) is translated as MGTRKQYPAEIKAKIVLEILKEEKSIAQIASEYGIHPSVLNRWKNTAVEKLPSLFTDETKSIENMKSEYEKKIQDLYAEVGRLTTELTWLKKRVASELSRDERLGLVEWGHPELSIKKQAELLSLNRSSLYYHPVPLSPEEIAIKHRIDEIYTEFPFYGSRRITAQLRREGFLVNRKAVQRHMREMGIAAIYPKSNLSRRNHEHRVYPYLLRGLPITYPNQVWGIDITYIRLVRGWMYLVAIMDWYSRFVVSWALDQCLETAFVLVAVKEAMAKAKPEIMNSDQGAQFTDPDYIKLLEGAGIRISMDGKGRATDNIFTERLWRSLKYEEVYLNEYQSPREARQGISRYLEFYNYRRPHQSLKYRTPAEVYYGKD
- a CDS encoding AbrB/MazE/SpoVT family DNA-binding domain-containing protein, coding for MTKKLYTPKVGPKGLMTLPKQIRTALGIEEGDRVLLKVEPGGKVVLEKALIFSANDGASNSER
- a CDS encoding DNA cytosine methyltransferase, with the translated sequence MAVIGPLTFYEFFAGAGLVRLGLGEAWRCVWANDIDPKKAEVYIHNFGPDELTVCDVAEVDPSSLPSKADMAWASFPCQDLSLAGWRRGMSAERSGTFWAFWRIMRDLHDRGDMPPMVVLENVVGLLYDDDFPGLCEALAALDLQFGALVIDAKHFLPQSRPRVFIVGVKADIDVEPFLTQTTEGSPWTPKALLAAHAKLSPSLRGLWRWWKLPAPSFPVPSLADLIEENPSVDWNTQEETQKLLEIMSPSNRQKIEKALSSGGRWVGTLYKRTRNGVQRAEARFDGIAGCLRTPQGGSSRQTVLIVDKGEVKSRLLSPREAARLMGAPDTFWLPDRYNDAYRAMGDAVAVPVVSWLSRQLLIPLALTAQTASRQQSPRKGDRWSIRYRLTAERLASEWRSARQ
- a CDS encoding DUF4928 family protein; this translates as MNKEELFEEVLRELIAWYDQQRPGPGREPERYVVCAGLAVLERMKASYPLRQEDYITPKNQVRTSGPLIREILARFGETRNYASEGGRTTRGTRTAADSLVERLNNCACRDQLAALDPNDRGDIVHGLQGWLAEKVKEYFNQQRLEVEVDLSKPGPQIVGDILAAAAERKMAGAVAQHLVGAKLALRYPHLVIENYSYTTADQQLNRPGDFVVGDTVFHVTVAPMPAVLEKCASNLRNGYRPLLLTPESRLAAARQMAESLGIEKSTGIFPLESFVGQNVEEMAEFGKEKLAEQMRNLLLKYNERVAEAETNRALLIDVPANLGGNSDD
- a CDS encoding very short patch repair endonuclease codes for the protein MTDKVDAETRSRIMARVRGKDTKPELAVRKALHAAGFRFRLHRKDLPGNPDITLPRYRTAVFVHGCFWHGHDCARFRMPSSNVAYWRRKIERNKERDAAVLEELQRMGWRAWVVWTCEIEKGVRELIRFLEDIKKDLD
- a CDS encoding S-layer homology domain-containing protein encodes the protein MVKQKLMMVLAVLLLVLVTAAPAFAGGLFPDLDGHWAADQSYLMYDLGVFGGYPDGTFKPNNNITWAEFIAIVVRAFDLPSAPANTVLPYEDVKSGDWFYDPVARAYAAGILKGYGSKLEPNKAITRGEIARIVVLNIGENGAPLNKVAQNFSDVPSGHLLAEYVSKASVLGIIGGYPDGTFGPSKTATRAEAAVMVNRAMEAEAAEKVLPAEETLKAAIEGYADRWAYVQFTFARDKINDYLKDYALPSVIKWYRDTMQPDEPIPGVYGRLEPGTLQIKVLNRSRTLAKVEAHYEVGVRIRRASDGAEAEVMAIKVDEVLLMKLSGGKWKVGVVYDQKATKIR
- a CDS encoding nucleotidyltransferase domain-containing protein, translated to MTTVQAPAGNNFVPINKRAEEIVKSYAKALRKKDVPVKVIILFGSQARGTSVPGSDIDVLVVTERLDKKIRDTIVDEAFEISLREDIPVIALACDIQEFDSPSFKVNPFYRNVTQEGVISHG